A section of the Diabrotica virgifera virgifera chromosome 8, PGI_DIABVI_V3a genome encodes:
- the LOC126890444 gene encoding kinesin-like protein Klp10A, whose product MNPLTVGSLINIKRRDGRIQEAIVSCIDQELNCAKVEWLENGESKGKDVHFANIMSLNPNIQIPKTSTATREKFTTSKKVDDNFLNSSKRKFSAYSKDSRVHSAKPRLIYNSIINSRQASEVSVDSKLINNKTTRSAIEYNGKVKESATVKKLSKLEKDRIERRKKHAEVKAEKEAIVKKNQHNPHWELGNMIIEYRNKIEFKPLSSKDNNIEDHLITVAVRKRPLNGSDLTKKEIDIVTIPNKNQLIIHEPKFKVDLTRYLDNHVFTFDYAFNENCSNFMVYKYTAQPLVKTVFEGGFATCFAYGQTGSGKTYTMSGNLTDANQKGIYALTAADIFRDINSTKYRNLGLSVSCSFFEIYVKKISDLLNNKRTLKILEDGKQQVQVVGLTEHSVSSVQEVLQLIKIGNEVRASGQTSANANSSRSHAIFQIYLRRNSNLKKIYGKFSLIDLAGNERGADTFSSSKLTRLEGSEINQSLLSLKECIRALGRKGAHLPFRASKLTQVLRDSFVGINSKTCMIAMVSPDVSSCENTLNTLRYADRVKELGGDTITPKPTVTIDYNSNSTSLNNMDTLHVPVQHSTPSIVNQTKMKNEVHNLQKEFVEKVQEIVKSSNSNLDNYTHTFNNVIDDVITFLNEAKI is encoded by the coding sequence ATGAATCCTCTCACTGTTGGTagtttaataaacataaaaagaaGAGATGGCAGAATTCAGGAAGCAATAGTATCATGTATTGATCAAGAACTAAATTGTGCCAAAGTGGAGTGGCTAGAAAATGGAGAGTCCAAAGGCAAGGATGTACATTTTGCTAACATTATGTCACTGAATCCAAACATACAGATACCCAAGACATCTACTGCAACAAGAGAAAAGTTTACTACAAGTAAAAAGGTTGATGACAATTTTCTAAACTCAAGTAAAAGAAAATTTTCAGCTTATAGTAAAGACTCCAGGGTCCATTCTGCCAAACCAAGGTTAATATATAATAGTATTATAAACTCTAGACAAGCCAGTGAAGTATCAGTTGATAGTAAACTAATAAATAACAAAACTACCCGATCTGCTATAGAGTATAACGGCAAAGTCAAAGAAAGTGCTACTGTTAAAAAACTAAGTAAGCTTGAGAAAGACCGCATAGAAAGAAGAAAGAAGCATGCTGAAGTGAAAGCAGAAAAGGAAGCAATAGTGAAAAAGAATCAGCATAATCCCCACTGGGAACTAGGTAATATGATTATAGAATACAGGAATAAAATTGAATTCAAACCTTTATCATCTAAAGATAACAATATCGAAGATCATTTAATCACTGTTGCTGTTAGGAAGAGGCCTTTAAATGGTAGTGATTTAACGAAGAAGGAAATTGACATTGTAACCATTCCAAATAAAAACCAACTTATAATTCATGAGCCAAAATTTAAGGTAGATCTTACTAGATATCTTGACAACCATGTCTTTACATTTGATTATGCTTTCAATGAAAACTGCTCAAATTTTATGGTTTATAAATACACTGCCCAACCACTTGTTAAGACAGTATTTGAAGGAGGTTTTGCTACATGTTTCGCATATGGTCAAACTGGGTCTGGAAAGACATATACAATGAGTGGCAATTTAACAGATGCCAATCAAAAAGGTATTTATGCATTAACTGCAGCTGATATTTTTAGAGACATAAATTCAACCAAGTATAGAAATTTGGGCTTAAGTGTGTCTTGTAGTTTCTttgaaatatatgtcaaaaaaatctCAGACTTATTAAATAACAAAAGAACACTTAAAATATTAGAAGATGGCAAACAACAAGTTCAAGTAGTAGGATTAACAGAACATAGTGTTTCTTCTGTGCAAGAAGTGTTACAATTAATTAAAATAGGGAACGAAGTGAGAGCTTCTGGACAAACATCAGCAAATGCCAATTCTTCCCGATCCCACGCAATATTCCAGATTTATTTAAGAAGAAActctaatttgaaaaaaatttatggTAAATTTTCTTTAATAGATCTTGCAGGGAACGAACGTGGTGCAGACACATTTTCTTCTTCAAAATTGACTAGATTGGAAGGTTCTGAAATAAACCAATCATTACTTTCACTTAAAGAGTGTATAAGAGCATTAGGCAGAAAAGGGGCACATCTTCCTTTCAGAGCTTCTAAACTAACACAAGTTCTGAGGGATTCGTTTGTTGGCATCAACTCAAAAACGTGCATGATTGCTATGGTTTCCCCAGATGTTAGTTCATGTGAAAATACTTTAAATACACTTAGATATGCAGATAGAGTCAAGGAACTAGGTGGAGATACAATTACACCTAAACCAACAGTGACCATTGACTATAACTCTAATTCCACCAGCTTAAACAATATGGATACCTTACACGTGCCTGTCCAACACTCTACCCCCAGCATTGTTAATCAGACAAAAATGAAGAATGAAGTACATAATCTTCAAAAAGAGTTTGTTGAAAAGGTTCAAGAAATTGTCAAGTCATCAAATAGCAATTTGGACAATTATACTCATACTTTTAACAATGTTATTGAtgatgttataacttttttaaatgaagcgaaaatataa